A single Carassius carassius chromosome 3, fCarCar2.1, whole genome shotgun sequence DNA region contains:
- the LOC132116105 gene encoding galactose-3-O-sulfotransferase 3-like — protein sequence MSQKKIFLVLIAISTVSLLLHHGGHLNLTLEAFWLGCPSSTSSSTQSNSGPSAKHTSVAFLKTHKTASSTVQNILFRFAERNNLTVALPITTCDHQFCYPRPFSAHFVHPHTTPPDIITNHLRFSPAELRRLMPNNTIYITILREPGAMFESLFTYFNQYCLSFRRVPNGSLETFLDHPWSYYRPEEKDSMYARNTLTFDLGGDKDRPSSEAPAYAKRFAAEMERVFSLVMISEYFDESLVLLRRLLSWDLDDVLYVSLNMRTPDSKSSLSGENTAKIRAWNAIDSVLYDHFNASLWRQLRAMGLACVEREVQLLRQSRDRLVRSCFGGNLPPLRSAAQITNKELRPWQPSAKVEIVGYDLPVNMTQKGRVPPRDECLKMVMPEVQYTRLLLRSESLHYRKRFPLRNSQQTSRIVGQVRAHKESPAPSLNPRPSETRSTKGALRLSQ from the exons ATGTCTCAGAAGAAGATATTCCTAGTATTGATTGCAATCAGTACGGTCAGCTTGCTTCTGCACCATGGGGGTCACTTGAACTT GACGCTAGAGGCATTCTGGTTGGGGTGTCCATCCTCCACGTCCTCCTCAACCCAGAGCAACAGTGGACCTTCTGCTAAACACACCAGTGTAGCCTTCCTTAAGACGCACAAAACGGCCAGCTCCACTGTGCAGAACATCCTTTTCCGCTTTGCTGAGCGCAACAACCTCACTGTGGCGTTGCCTATTACCACATGTGACCACCAGTTCTGTTACCCTCGACCGTTCAGTGCCCACTTCGTTCACCCACACACCACACCACCTGACATCATCACCAATCACTTACGATTCAGCCCGGCTGAGCTTCGACGGCTAATGCCCAACAACACAATCTACATCACGATATTGCGGGAACCGGGAGCGATGTTTGAGTCTCTGTTTACCTACTTCAATCAATACTGTCTTAGCTTTAGACGTGTCCCAAATGGCTCTTTAGAGACTTTCCTGGACCATCCTTGGAGCTACTATCGTCCAGAAGAGAAGGATTCAATGTATGCAAGAAATACACTGACCTTTGACCTAGGCGGTGATAAAGACAGGCCATCTTCGGAGGCGCCGGCATATGCCAAACGATTCGCTGCAGAAATGGAGCGAGTTTTCTCGTTAGTTATGATCTCAGAATACTTTGACGAATCCTTGGTGCTGCTCCGCCGCTTATTGTCTTGGGATCTCGACGACGTTCTGTATGTCAGTCTCAACATGCGCACACCTGACTCCAAGAGCAGCCTTTCAGGTGAAAATACAGCCAAAATCAGAGCCTGGAATGCTATAGATTCGGTACTGTATGATCACTTCAATGCCTCGTTGTGGCGACAGCTGAGAGCGATGGGACTAGCGTGTGTTGAGCGGGAAGTCCAGCTGTTGCGTCAGTCTCGTGACCGACTTGTCCGGAGCTGCTTCGGAGGGAATTTGCCACCGCTTCGCTCTGCTGCACAGATCACGAATAAGGAATTACGTCCTTGGCAGCCCAGTGCCAAAGTGGAAATTGTTGGGTATGATTTACCAGTTAACATGACACAAAAAGGCCGTGTTCCTCCACGAGATGAGTGTTTAAAGATGGTAATGCCCGAAGTGCAATACACACGATTGTTGCTGCGCTCAGAGTCCCTACATTATCGAAAGCGGTTTCCATTACGGAACTCCCAGCAGACTTCACGAATTGTGGGACAAGTACGGGCACACAAAGAATCCCCAGCTCCGAGTTTGAATCCACGACCCTCAGAGACTCGGAGCACCAAAGGAGCGCTACGGCTTTCCcaataa